In one Aricia agestis chromosome 21, ilAriAges1.1, whole genome shotgun sequence genomic region, the following are encoded:
- the LOC121737869 gene encoding uncharacterized protein LOC121737869 has product MTTETHFRPLLNNKNLSLYEPHLEYLSGKLYKITEILQTFKVSRVKRGLINGLGSIIKSISGNLDYTDAIKYENNPAHTFNNHDECIHTLITKQQLLPSCKLTSISQKSEAFEQLDQKHYILSFPKSTKIQTTCGKLQYKTLNGSYLAIIPQGCSIQTPEFTISNSNDIIKGQPLRISDIVPVKENQPSEHILNLKSINLEKLHKINSEIMAQPKIDLRSSQDLSIYHTTIPVYLILIIAIIICMTMFLYQRFSKLHPSMEHKETQNPGEVWVDPSSIPATILRK; this is encoded by the exons ATGACTACTGAAACTC ATTTTCgtcctttacttaacaataaaaacCTATCCTTATATGAACCACATTTAGAATATCTCTCAggcaaattatataaaattacagaAATATTGCAAACGTTTAAAGTTTCGCGTGTTAAAAGAGGTTTGATCAATGGACTAGGATctattataaaaagtatatcAGGTAATCTTGATTATACTGATGcaattaaatatgaaaat AATCCTGCTCATACCTTCAATAATCATGATGAATGCATCCACACTCTTATTACGAAGCAGCAGCTCTTGCCATCCTGTAAACTTACCTCTATATCCCAAAAATCTGAAGCATTCGAGCAATTAGACCAGAAGCACTACATTCTTAGTTTTCCGAAATCAACTAAAATTCAAACAACCTGTGGAAAATTGCAGTATAAAACTCTAAATGGAAGCTATCTCGCTATTATACCTCAAGGCTGTTCCATCCAGACTCCAGAATTCactatttcaaattcaaatgatattattaaagGACAACCCTTAAGAATCTCAGATATCGTTCCTGTAAAAGAAAATCAACCCTCTGAACATATTTTAAACTTGAAATCTATCAACTTAGAAAaacttcataaaataaattcagAAATTATGGCGCAACCGAAAATTGATTTAAGAAGCTCTCAAGATTTATCTATCTATCACACTACTATTCCTGTATATCTGATATTAATAATTGCTATCATTATCTGCATGACTATGTTCCTGTATCAGCGTTTTAGCAAGTTGCATCCATCAATGGAGCACAAAGAGACTCAGAATCCTGGAGAAGTGTGGGTTGATCCATCAAGCATCCCAGcaacaattttaagaaaatag
- the LOC121737666 gene encoding THAP domain-containing protein 2-like, with translation MSCVLRGCKSAWYPNCGVKFHGFPSDPDLRQAWLSKIPLKSNYYKSARICSLHFRSELEDYDVNRPDRLLKSAIPKICGCCETLECLNIPSSSQETPCAKASAMPILEKYLDENEPPKKKQIVEVQEAIVLPVCSLFKNNRNILKPMLKRFKIR, from the exons atgaGTTGTGTACTTCGAGGTTGTAAAAGTGCATGGTATCCAAATTGTGGTGTGAAATTTCACGG GTTCCCTAGTGACCCTGACCTGAGGCAAGCTTGGTTATCTAAAATACcattaaaatcaaattattataaatctgccaGAATTTGTAGCCTACACTTTCGATCTGAACTTGAAGACTATGATGTCAATAGACCTGACCGCTTATTGAAATCTGCTATACCAAAGATTTGTGGGTGTTGCGAAACATTG GAATGTCTTAATATTCCTTCAAGCTCACAAGAAACTCCTTGCGCTAAAGCGTCAGCAATGCCGATACTTGAAAAATAT CTCGATGAAAATGAACCAcctaaaaagaaacaaattgtGGAAGTGCAAGAAGCTATCGTTTTACCTGTTTgttcattatttaaaaataacagaaatatattaaaaccaATGTTAAAAAGGTTTAAAATCAGATGA
- the LOC121737667 gene encoding transmembrane protein 234 homolog: protein MLSQIGLLFLTGALWGCTNPFIRQGTKGLRSVKSKTWVGQAAAEVTFLLGNWKYVVPWLVNQSGSLVYLAAVQRAPLSLAVPVANSLAFAFTALTDAVVGTEEPLDGVSMIGVGLIALGTAFCCWDSAEVL, encoded by the exons ATGTTATCTCAGATTG GTCTCCTGTTCCTCACTGGAGCGTTATGGGGCTGCACCAACCCCTTCATCAGACAAGGGACCAAGGGTCTACGGAGTGTCAAGTCCAAGACCTGGGTTGGCCAGGCCGCTGCAGAAGTGACCTTCCTACTGGGTAACTGGAAA TACGTGGTACCGTGGTTGGTGAACCAGAGCGGATCACTGGTGTACTTGGCAGCAGTGCAACGTGCGCCATTGTCCCTGGCAGTGCCAGTTGCCAACAGCCTGGCATTCGCGTTTACTGCGCTCACCGACGCTGTGGTTGGCACGGAGGAACCCTTGGATGGAG TTTCGATGATCGGCGTTGGTCTCATCGCTTTGGGTACAGCTTTTTGTTGCTGGGATAGTGCAGAGGTTTTATAG
- the LOC121737665 gene encoding uncharacterized protein LOC121737665, which yields MVINTFVFMDIETTGLPSEECNKTRITEISMIAAQRDHLLDTRPGATPRVQHKITFCLNPGRLIYPSCSEVTGLCNDLLEHAPNFNQDIFRMLDTFLNVLEKPVCLVAQNGNQFDYPILKNHLVKIGVSFSEDLLCADSFFAFYHIFENKKKENSITDKVVIEKEKESDLSPDEIKLSNESTPKRLPANEDVHTPVKERKDSLKTKKCSARRRFPWSCGSRPIESYKLKNIHERLLNRPSVEAHRAENDCIMLMECVVACGEQMLKYMDSNHQKFFDIKPMEIGVRIGA from the coding sequence ATGGTGATAAATACTTTCGTGTTCATGGACATTGAAACCACGGGGTTACCCTCGGAAGAATGCAACAAGACAAGAATAACTGAGATTAGTATGATTGCGGCACAACGAGACCACTTGTTGGACACCAGGCCGGGGGCGACACCTCGAGTACAGCACAAAATCACCTTCTGCCTGAATCCTGGCAGGTTAATATACCCATCCTGCTCGGAAGTAACCGGACTGTGTAACGACCTTCTAGAACACGCGCCGAACTTCAACCAAGACATTTTCCGAATGCTAGACACATTCCTGAATGTTCTAGAAAAGCCGGTTTGTCTCGTCGCACAAAATGGTAATCAATTCGACTATCCCATTCTGAAGAATCatttagtcaaaatcggtgtgAGCTTCTCCGAGGATTTGTTGTGTGCTGACAGTTTCTTTGCTTTTTATCATATATTCGAGAACAAGAAGAAAGAAAATTCTATCACTGATAAAGTTGTGATAGAAAAGGAGAAAGAGTCCGATTTAAGCCCTGATGAAATTAAGCTCTCAAATGAGAGTACACCGAAACGTTTACCAGCCAATGAAGATGTACATACTCCCGTAAAAGAAAGGAAAGACTCGTTGAAGACGAAGAAATGTTCTGCTCGGAGACGTTTTCCGTGGTCATGTGGTAGCCGACCTATagaaagttataaattaaaaaacatacatGAACGCTTACTCAATCGGCCCTCGGTGGAAGCACACCGAGCTGAAAACGATTGTATAATGCTTATGGAGTGTGTTGTGGCTTGCGGTGAACAAATGTTAAAATACATGGACTCAAATCATCAAAAATTCTTTGATATCAAACCCATGGAGATAGGTGTCCGTATTGGCGCCTAG
- the LOC121737749 gene encoding uncharacterized protein LOC121737749 yields MYRLLAIALLSGALGSILDGDVDLLDGVRLVSVPISNSLEDEGRSLGDSAFYRMAKFLSGHELHVKLPNLIEKDKISQIFSESLKVIDESYKENNVTGRGKGGGAGGAALLGLLFAKALGAAGIGGLGLLTMKALAVSALALMLSAIVGIKKLSSHDDHDDHQVIYAGHHGHHRRRRSILPYRGWPQYS; encoded by the exons ATGTACAGGCTCCTGGCTATAGCTCTCCTCTCTGGAGCCCTGGGGTCCATACTGGATGGAGACGTGGACTTGTTGGATGGAGTTAGGCTGGTCAGCGTGCCTATCTCCAACAGTCTCGAAGACGAAGGCAGATCGCTTGGGGATTCAGCTTTCTACCGAATGGCGAAGTTCCTATCGGGCCACGAGTTGCACGTGAAACTACCGAATCTGATAGAAAAGGATAAAATCAGTCAGATCTTCTCCGAGTCTTTGAAAGTCATTGATGAATCTTACAAGGAGAATAATG tgaCCGGTCGAGGCAAGGGCGGCGGTGCCGGTGGCGCAGCCTTATTGGGTTTATTGTTCGCGAAGGCGCTAGGAGCAGCCGGTATCGGAGGCCTAGGGCTCCTTACTATGAAG GCGCTGGCAGTATCCGCGCTCGCGCTCATGCTGTCAGCCATTGTGGGCATCAAGAAGCTGTCCTCTCACGATGATCACGACGACCACCAGGTGATATACGCTGGTCACCACGGCCACCACAGACGGAGGAGGAGCATCCTGCCTTACCGGGGCTGGCCGCAGtatagttag